In the bacterium genome, CTTCTCGATCCGTTCCAGATTTTCCCGTATCAGTCCTTCGGACGGAGCTTTTTTTAAGAGAAGACCGCTGAAAAGAAGGATACCGCCCAGGGGATTGTTGATTTCATGCGCCACGCCCGCTGCAAGCTGACCGACCATTGCCAGTCGCTCCGATTTCATGATTTCTTCCTGGGCTCTCTGCCTGAGCTGTTCATCCCGTTCCTTTATCGATGATACCATATAATTATAGGCTTTTTCCAGGGCTTCTATTTCATATGGTGCATCTTTAAGGAGCACCTGCTGATCCATGTTTCCATCCGCAATATTACGTGTGGCATCAACAAGCGATTTAATCGGACGCATGATTGAATTTGTCAGAAATCCGCACAAAGCTATAGAGAGAAGGATACCCCCAAAAGAGATTCCGAGGAAAATCAACAGGGCATGTTTCTCGATATCCTTGTATTTGTTTTCAAGGATACCGATGCCTAAAATACCGACAATGTTTCCCGATATGTTCTTGACCGGCTCGTAGGCAGTTATATACCATTCGTTTACGGCAAATGCCCTTTCGACCCAGTTTTTCCCTTCCCAGAGAACATTCTTTTCCACTTCCGCCGAAACGAGTGTTCCGACAGCACGCTCCCCGTTTGTTGATATAACGTTCGTCGAGACTCTGATGTCGTTCATGAAAACGGTTACTACTCCGACATCCCTGTCCTTGTATTTTTCGCGTTCATAAATTGTATCCCTGATCTTATCGACAATGCTGAAGTTATGGTTCAGAAGTCTTCCACCATAGAGGATTCCGATAATATTCTCCTCGTCATTGAATATCGGGGCGGCTCCGATAATGACCATGCCCGAGGTTTCCTCGGTTTTACCCGGCGTATTGGTATGCGGGCTCGAAACAATCCGTGTATATGCCTGTATAGCAAGCTCTTTCCGCTCCCGGGACAATTCTTCCCCGGACATTATTTCTGTGGATGCCACGACTGTTTTTCCGTCCCGGGCTTTATTGATGATTTCCTTGTAAGCCTGACTGTCGCCCTTTATTTCGGGATTTCCGGCTCTTAATAGTACTATTCCCTCGGGATTGGTAAGGGTCAGGAAATCAAGCGACTCGTTTTTTCT is a window encoding:
- a CDS encoding cache domain-containing protein, producing the protein MKLSLQKKIILSFLTVIIITSSFSTFVGVRLIGKSIPIVQDKVRLDLNSAREIYNEAVKEVKNIIRLSSIRFFIKDALLLNNIDSLSVELEEIRKNESLDFLTLTNPEGIVLLRAGNPEIKGDSQAYKEIINKARDGKTVVASTEIMSGEELSRERKELAIQAYTRIVSSPHTNTPGKTEETSGMVIIGAAPIFNDEENIIGILYGGRLLNHNFSIVDKIRDTIYEREKYKDRDVGVVTVFMNDIRVSTNVISTNGERAVGTLVSAEVEKNVLWEGKNWVERAFAVNEWYITAYEPVKNISGNIVGILGIGILENKYKDIEKHALLIFLGISFGGILLSIALCGFLTNSIMRPIKSLVDATRNIADGNMDQQVLLKDAPYEIEALEKAYNYMVSSIKERDEQLRQRAQEEIMKSERLAMVGQLAAGVAHEINNPLGGILLFSGLLLKKAPSEGLIRENLERIEK